The Triticum aestivum cultivar Chinese Spring chromosome 6D, IWGSC CS RefSeq v2.1, whole genome shotgun sequence genomic sequence TATTCAAGTCACATGTGAGTAACAAAAGAAGACAAAGCCAAATGTGTATATTATCTTTTGTGCTTTTTATCTTTTTGCACTGTTCATGCTTTGTCCCcctagaccatctagcgacgactacaagcaatgAAGCGAGTTGAAGGCGCGACACCGTAATTGCCTTTTCTTCGCCAGAGGCAGGCCAAAAAAAAATCCATATTCAAGTCACATGTAGAGTAACAAAAGAAGACAAAGCCAATGTGTATATTATCTTTTTGCACTGTTCATGCTTtgcccccccctccccccacacacaacCTGTGCTTACATTACGGGGGATTCGAATTTTCTAGCGACCACAAACACGCATCATGTGAACATCCACAGTctttttctcagaatttttagaACAAATTTGGGTTTGAATTTTGTGGGTTGGTAATGACGGTAtgacctaagagcatctccaacagatgctTAAAAATTGCTCCGCGTGCTAAAATTTAGGTCTTTTGGGCGCCGGGCAGCTTCAGCAAAAGCTGTAAAATAGAGCGCGCGCAAAAAAAGTTGGACGCGCGCTGAAAAACGCACGCTCATGCTGCAAATTTGAGGCGCCGGATTGCGCACGCTTCACAATTTACATTGCGTATTTTTTTGGACGCGCGTTTTTTAGGCATATGCTAAATCAACGTTGGGTCCAGCACGCTAAAATGCTACAGTGAGACGCTAAACTATTTTAGGGCGCGAAACTTTTGTGcgcctattggagatgctctaaaggatGGCATCACTAGATGCTCTCAACCAACCATACAACATGTGTGATGCGACTAATACCATCCATGTGTCGTCATGCTTGATCTACATGCCCAATCAAGCACGTCTCACATAGAAGATAAAATCAAATACTCTcttcattccaaaatatagtgcgcccgcgcttctcAAGGTCcgactttgaccataaatttaaccaacgagactgaCTGTGGcgggagaaaaaaattatataactgaaaacttcttttgaatatgaattcactggtataacttttgctcccgccataatcggtctcgttggttaaatttatggtcaaagttgaagcatgggaatagagggagcattatattttggaacggagggagtacgtcttacGGCCTACATCATGCTCTGCTGTGCTCAGTGTCAACTAAGATTGGATTGATATTTTATTAACTTGGTATGTCATGTGATTTTTTTCCTATTACCGTATACTTTTATTTTTTGAGACTTGTTTCATGAAATGCGGTTGATAGCTAGTCATATCGTATGTCTACGATTACACCTCAAGAAATGCTCTGTAACAGTCGTAGTACTACACAGGAAGAGTCTAGCTTGGTCAATGCTGACACATTAATTAATGGGAAATGTTTGGAGTCGGCGTGCCGGCTGAGTATTGCGCCGGTCCTGTGCGAGCCATCTGATCGATTCAGATCGTGTGCCTCACAGGCCCGCGCTGGACAGGACCCATGTACTGCAGCTTTATCTTATCTATTCACGGACGCCCCCATCCACTCGCTTTCTTCCTCACGAAACGCAATCTTCTTCTGTTCTTCTTCCCCATCTACCGACTGAGCATATGGTTTCTCTATACAACGGCAACCTACTCAGCCACATCTCTTTTCGTTTTTGCTGCAACCGGTACCGCCGAAAGCTACAACCAGCGTCAGGGAAGCTGGAACCGGCCTGGTTCTTTGCTACAAGCAGGCAACAGCGAGCATGGCCGGCGATGACAACGCCATGATTTTTGTTGCAACCGGCAACAGGGAAAGCTACCACCGGCTTCGGGATTTGCTACAACTAGGGAAGATGATGAAGTGTGGCCGGTGATGACAGGCTGCAAATTTGTTGCAACCGACAGCGGAAAATCTACCACCGACGATCGAATTTGCTGCAACCGGCGAGCGGTGGTGCGACGAGCGGCGATATGGGTGACCACGGCGACCCggatttttgctacaaccggtaCCATCGCAGTGACCGCCTGCTGCAAGCTGTGCGGCAACGAGGAGCTGAGACCTCGACGACGGATGCTGGGATCGATGATGGATCTGTTTTTGCTACAATCGATAATCACAAAAGCTACCAGCAATGAGCATTTTTGCTACGATGGCTGACGGGAAGGCGGCATTGGCAAGGCAAGCATTTTTTGTTGGAACGGCCATGTGTTTTTTCTTTGACCGGCGACTTTTTTGTACGACCAGCAACCTGAGCTGCGACTGGTGCCACGGGAGCCGCGGCCGTGCACTGGAGCTGCGGCACCGGAGCTGCGCCCCGCGTTGGCGCCACGAGAGCTGCGGACGCGCACTGGAGCTGCAACTGTGGGCACCATATTGCTGGCAAGAAACgcaggaggcgacggcggcggccggtgacgacgacggcgatcggcggcgaggaCGGCAACAGGCAATATGCATGGGGCGCGCACCCGACGAGTGGCGTGAGATGCGGGTGCCGCACGAGATGCGAATGGCGACCGGTGTTGCAAGAAGGAGCCTTTGGGGTGATTTTTTTTCCAGATCTGACGAACCAGAGTACTAGAATCTGACGGCCCGCGCGTGACCGGCCGAAGTgttgggccggcgcgccggcgcctatcAGTGCCCTTAATTAATTATCATTGTTTCTTCTTTAGACACATAAATTGTCGATGAACCGAAGCAAACATAAGTAAGACAGTTTTTCTGGTAAAAAACAAACATTTCAAATTCTCTAAAATCTAAGCCTTTTCTCTAAAATCGAGCATGCAAGCTTTGTTCAATCTGCACAGTTTTTTTAGGCAAGTTCGATCTGCACAGATGGGCTGAACGAATCGACATCCTAAAGCAAGAAGGTAAAAGGCATGACCCACCCAGCCCACTATAAGCCTGAAAAAGCCCAAAGTCCTAAGCCCAGGTACGACCCACTACGCCTCCCTGCTGCCACACTAGcggagccacggcggcgacgacggcgcgaGCGACCAAAGCTAAACCTTCCCCAATccctccccgtcgccgccgccgccgcagccatgtCCCAGAAGAAGTCCCGCGGCGGGGCCGCCGCCGGGGACGACGCCGACGAGCTCTCGCGCTCGCCCCTCCAGGCGGTCCTCCTCGCCGACAGCTTCACGCTCAAGTTCCGCCCCATCACGCTCGAGCGCCCCAAGGTACCGCAtccccctcccccaaaccctaccCCCCGGCGGCACCTGAATTGCGCTGTCCCCGCAGGTGCTGCTGCCGCTGGTGAACGTGCCGATGATCGACTACACGCTGTCCTGGCTGGAGACCTCGGGGGTGGAGGAGGTCTTCGTCTTCTGCAGTGCGCACGCGCAGCAGGTCAAGGAGCACCTGGAGGAGGCCGGCTGGACAGGGAAGCCCGCGGCCCGGGAGATGGCCGTCACAGCCGTCGAGTCGCACGACGCCATCAGCGCAGGCGACGCGCTCCGCGTCATGTATGGCCGTGGCATTGTGAGTTTCTGATCTCCATCCTTCCTGTGGATTACGAAGGGCTGCAGTATTAATTGTAGTGTCTGTTGATGTTACTGCTTAACAATTTGTCTTGGCCGGTTGACTAGAACTGACAGTGAGCATATGTGAAACTGAAGCCTGGGGAAAATTTTGGGGTGTTATTCCAGTTCATTCAAGGAAGGAAAGTAGATTTAAACTGTATAACTTCATGTCATTCCAGGTCACTCCAGTGGCCTCCCATTTGGTACTGGTTGCCTTAATAGTGTGGACTTGGGAAATAATTACTGCCAGCAAGAGATTGTGATGGAAAAATGATGATATTAAATAATATCCAGAGCAAAACCTAGCATTCATTTTTCTGTCTGATGGCTATTACCCAAAAAAGTTGTTCAAGGTTTTAACTATAACATCATACTGAACACATTAGTTCAGCTCAATGCCTCAattttgatatttttcatgcacttAGCTCTGTGATTGCTGTGCCTGCTTAGCAATAATATCACGTGCCCTTGTTTTGTCCTAATAGCTGTCGCTTGTGCCTCAATTATCGTAACACATATATAGCGCAGTCTTATTTTCTTGTTCTATTCTGAAATTTTCACATACTGACAGTGTGCCTGACATTTCGTTTACACTTTCAGTTGTTTCATCTATTCGTCTGTTTTATGTAGATAAATGGTGATTTTGTTCTCATCAGTGGTGATACAATCAGCAACATGAGCTTAAAAGATGCTCTCCAGGAACACAAggacagaaggaaaaaggatccACTTGCTGTTATGACTATGATTATAAAGCATTCAAAACCTTCAATCCTAACGCACCAGACACGTTTGGGCAATGATGAAATTGTTATGGCGATAGCTCCTGAGACAAAGGAGCTACTTTATTATGAGGATAAGGCAGATAACTCTCACCTGTGTGTGACAATTGATAAGGATATACTGGCCACTAATCCTACTCTCCAATTGCATAATAACATGGAGGTCTGCCTTCAAACTTGTTAATTAAACAACAGATATATGTTTTTCTCCAAGCTCATTTTTTGCTATATTATTAAGGCCATGATTCTCCAGTACTTCAAATCTTGTTTTATCGATCTTAGTAAATTTCCCCTTTTGCTGACAGGATTGCTATATTGATATCTGCTCGCCAGAAGTCCTTAGTCTTTTCACCGATAACTTTGACTATCAACATCTCCGACGTCATTTTGTAAAGGGTTTACTAGTTGACGATGTAAGTCTGTTCACCATCAGTTGACCTATGTAAGACAAGAAAACATGATGCTTATTTTCAGTGCAGTATCTTGAGTGCCATCTCTCTTATCATGTCTCTTTTGTAACAATCAAATGGCATGCCAATCCTTTCAGATTATGGGGTACAAAATCTATACTCATGAAATACGCTCCAGCTATGCTGCAAGAATAGATAATTTCAGGAGCTATGATGCGGTGAGCAAAGATATAATACAAAGATGGACATACCCTATGGTGCCTGACGTGTTATCTTTTGGTAACTGTCATGAAATGAAACTTCACCGACAAGGAATTTACAAGGCATCAGGTACGCGTAGTTGTGTACTGAAAAGAGCCACAAAGATTTATTTCTGTACCTTGTTTGATATTGTTCCTTGATTCATTCCTCAAAATCTAGATGAATTTATCAAATCAATATGTTTCATTTGGAATGAAGAAATATATTAGTTCATAGTATCATCAAAATTCTTTGTTTAAGGTTCATGGGCTGTTTTAAACTGTGATTTTTGGGCATGAACTTTTACCTGTCATTTAGGTCTATAGGTATGTCATCGTTGAGTCCTGTATAATTATAAAACATCACCTTTACATATGAACTGTTCACATTCATCAAATCTTTTCCAGATGTTACATTGTCGCATTCTGCACAAATTGGTGCGAATTCTGTTATTGGCAATGCGACAAGTATTGGAGAGCAGTGCAAGATATCAAATTCGGTAATTGGGGAAGGTTGCAGTATTGGT encodes the following:
- the LOC123146083 gene encoding translation initiation factor eIF-2B subunit epsilon, yielding MSQKKSRGGAAAGDDADELSRSPLQAVLLADSFTLKFRPITLERPKVLLPLVNVPMIDYTLSWLETSGVEEVFVFCSAHAQQVKEHLEEAGWTGKPAAREMAVTAVESHDAISAGDALRVMYGRGIINGDFVLISGDTISNMSLKDALQEHKDRRKKDPLAVMTMIIKHSKPSILTHQTRLGNDEIVMAIAPETKELLYYEDKADNSHLCVTIDKDILATNPTLQLHNNMEDCYIDICSPEVLSLFTDNFDYQHLRRHFVKGLLVDDIMGYKIYTHEIRSSYAARIDNFRSYDAVSKDIIQRWTYPMVPDVLSFGNCHEMKLHRQGIYKASDVTLSHSAQIGANSVIGNATSIGEQCKISNSVIGEGCSIGKNVLIHGSYIWDNVIIEDGCKVSNSLVCDDVHLKAGAIVEPGCILSFKIKVGKNVVVPAYSKVSLLNKPSNEDSDEELEYADTNSGITDSPPFSISKSNADHPTIICEDDDLGASETGTSGVLGYIWASGDTGIQDEWRQSIAPIPKEKLQELQHAVSFDDDEGSEEDLNNRPSEADRDNDSEISVVEDDDYTKFEKEVEETFQRALDGVHQDNLILEINALRLSYSLQHADCAGAVFYSIMRGALVAAQSTNDNLLKTTADALAKWKDLLRNYTKTVDEEMEILLKFEEMCQDITKEFSPLFSKVLPYLYDKDVVSEDAILRWAEEKENADESDKVFVKQSDAFIKWLKEAEEEEDDEDDDEEE